Within the Bacillota bacterium genome, the region TCGACGGGGACCACGTGCGACAGGAAGAAGGTGATCACCGAGACCCCGAAGAGCACCAGCACCGTCAGGGCCAGCCGCCGTGCCACGAAGCGCGCCAGCGCCATCCCCGCCGCTCACTTCCTGCGGATGGCGGCCAGGTCGACCGTCCACTGCGGGTTGTAGGCGTATCCCTCGATGTCCGCGCGCATGGCCACCGACTTCTTGGGCTGGTAGAGGACGGCGAAGGGCCCGTCCTCCATCATCATCTGGTTGATCTGGCGGTAGAGCGCCTCGCGCCGGGCGGCGTCGCTCTCGGCGGCCGCCTGCCGGACCAGCGCCGCCACCTGGTCGTTCTTGTAGCGCAGCCGGTAGGCCAGCTCTTTGTTCTCGTAGACACCCATGGCCTGGGCGTTGGCGTCGGGGTCCGGATAGTCCGGGAACCAGCCCATCAGCACCATCTGCGCCTCCTGGGCGCGGTACTTGGCCAGGAGCGCGGCCTGCGTCATCTGCTGCACGTTGACGTGGATGCCCACCTGCTCCAGGTCGTTCTTCACCTTGGCGGCGATGTCGCCGTAGTCGGCGCCGGTGGGATCGGGTCCGGTGGGCGCCAGCAGGTCGACGGTCACGTCACTCGCGCCGGCGGCGCGGAGGAGCTCTTTCGCCTTGGCCGGGTCGTAGGCGTACGGCCGCTCGGGGTCGAAGCCGGGGATGCCGCTGGGCTCGATGCCCTGCACCGGGATGGCGTGGCCCTGGACGATCTCCTGGATCAGCCCCTCGTAGTCGATGGCGTAGCGGACCGCCTGCCGGACTTCCTTCTTGTCGAAGGGGGCCATGCCGGCGTTCATGCCCAGGTAGACCAGGCCCAAGTTGAGGCCGTCCACCACCTGGACGTCCTGGGCGCCCTGCAGCGAGCGCAGCTGGTCCGGGCTCAGGTTGTGGGCGATGTCGATGTCGCCGCGCTGGAGGGCGGTCAGCTGGTTGGTCGTCTCGGGCATGTGCTTGATGAGGACCGTCTTCATGGCCGGCTTCTCACCGTAGTAGTTGGGGTTGGCCTCCAGCGTGATCTGCGCCTCGCGCTGCCAGCCGGTCAGGACGTAGGGGCCGCTGCCGGCCGAGTGGCCGTTCAGCCAGGCCTGGCCCATGTCGCCGTTCTTCTCGTGCGCCTGGACCTCGCGCGGGTTGACGACGGCGGCCACCGGGAAGGTGAGCACCGAGAGGAAGATGTTGGGGCTGACCGCATGCGCCAGGTGGATCTGGACGGTGCGGTCGTCGGTGGCCACCGTGCTCCCCTTGGCGATACCGAACTGGGTGAGGAGCCAGGCGGGCCCCTGGTTGAGCTGGACGGCGCGGTCGAAGGAGTAGGCGACGTCGCCGGCGGTCAGCGGGTCGCCGTTGGCGAAGCGGAGGCCGCTCTTCAGGTGGAAGGTCCACACCTTCCCGTCGGACGAGACCTGCCAGCTCTCGGCCAGGTCGCCCACCGGCTTGGTCAGGTCGCTGCCGCGGAAGGTGACCAGCGTGCTGTAGGCCTGGTGGGCGACGAAGACGGAGGTGCTCTCGTAGGCGACGGCCGGGTCGAGGGAGACGGCGTCGGACGTGTCCATGGCGTAGATGAGCGTGTCGCTGCGCGTGCCGGCGGGCGTACCGGAGGCGGTTGAGCCTCCTCCGCCGCCCCCGCCGCCGCAGGCGGCCGCGAGGAGGCTGGCGGCCAGGAGGAGCGCCGCGGCTCCGGCGGCACGCCCCCGCCGGCGCAGGCCGTCGCCGGGGCGGCGGGCGGCCGCGCCGGCGGGGCCGGCAGGGGACGGGGGGCTCTCGGGCAACAGGAAGGACATGGCGACACCTCCGCGGGGCCATCGGCTGCCGGGCCCGGTCGCTGCCGGACGCGGCCCCAAAAGGGATTTCGCCCTCTTTCGCCCCAGGCTGTCGCAATCCCTCCGCGCCGCGCGAAGCGCGCCGCCGCTCAGGCCAGGCGGACGGGCGACGTCTCCTCCGCCTCCGGCGCCACCACCACGGCGGTGCCGTAGGCCAGCACCTCGGTCATGTTGGTGGCCAGCTCCGAGGAGTCGAAGGCGGCGCCCAGGACGGCGTTGGCGCCCAGGCTCCGGGCGTGCTGCTTGAGGCGCTCCACGGCGTGCATGCGCGCGTTGTTGAGCATGTCGGTGTACTCGGGGATCTCGCCGCCGAAGAGCGAGCGGAAGAAGGCCGTCAGCTGGTAGCCGACGCCGCGGCTGCGGACCACCAGGCCCCAGGTGAGGCCGAGTGTCCGCTCGACGCGGTGGCCGGGCAGGTAGGGCGTGCTGACGACGATCACATCGTGGGTTTCCACGGTCCGGCCTCCTTGGCGCCGGCGCCCCGCTGGCGCGCCCGGCGCAGGGCGAGGGTGCGGAGCGCCTCGCGGTAGACTTCCTCGGTACGGCGGGCGACGCTCTCCAGCGAGTAGCGTTCCTCCACCACCTGCCGGCCGAAGCGGCCCAGCTCGCGGCGCAGCCGCGCGTCGCCCAGGAGGCGGTCGATCTCCCGCTCCAGGAGCGCCGGCTCGACCGGCCGCCCGCAGCCACGGGCGGTGAAGTTGCGCGGCTCGAAGCGGGGGAGGCTCGAGGGCTCCAGGAGACCGCCGTAGCCGCCCTGGCCGGAGAGGACGACCGGCCGCCCGACGGCCATGGCCTCCAGCGCCGCGCGCGCCACGGCCACCACCACCCAGGCGCCGGCCAGCAGCTCGGGGATGTCGCGCCGGGCGCCCAGCACCTCCACCACGGGCGCCCCCGAGCGGCGGTTGGCGCGCTCGGCGGCCCGCCGCACCTCGGCCAGGCGGCTGCCCGAGCCGGCGATGCGCAGGCGGAGGCCCGGGTGCCGGGCGGCCAGCGCCGGCGCCGCCTCGGCCAGGGCCAGCGCCGTCTCGGCGAACTCGCTCAGGCGGCTGACGTGGAGGACGCAGGGCCGCGGCGCGCCGCCCGCCGCCGTCGCGGGCGCCTCCGCCTGGGCGGCCGCACCCGGCCCCTCCCCGCCCTCGGCGCTCCCGGCCGTCCCCGGCGGCTCGCTCCAGGGGAAGCGCTCCAGGTCGATGCCGTTGGGGATGACGCGGAGCCTGTCCGGCGGCGCCCCCAGGCGGTCGAGGAGATGCTCCCGCACGTCCTCGCTGACGGCGATGACCGCCTCGCCCCAGACGGTGAAGCGGCGCCAGAACCAGCCGTCCGCGTAGAGGCCGTGGTAGGTGGTGACCAGCGCCACGGGCAGGCCCGGCCCGCCCAGGCCGCGCCGCGCCTGCTCGGCCGCCCAGGCCGGAATGCGGGCATGGGTGTGGACCACGTCGTAGCCGCCGCGGGCGAGGAGCGTGCGCAGCCCGGCGACGGAGGCGGCGAGGGCGAGGGGGCTCCGCCGGTCCAGCGGCAGGACGTAATGGGCGATGCCGGCCCGCTCCAGCTCCCCGGCCAGCGTCCCGCCCGAGGAAGCGACCTCGACCTCGACCCCCCTGCGCTTGAGCGCCTGCGCCAGGCCGACCACGTGCGTCTCGGCCCCGCCCAGTTCCAGCGCCATGGCCGCCAGCAGGACGCGCACGGCCGGGCACCGCCTCTCTCGGTCGAAGTCGCTCCATCAGCGTATGCCATGGCCCGGGCCAAGCCAAGAGCCTGATAAGCCGGCTCCCGGGCGCGCGCGGCGGCCGCCCGGGAGGAACCGCACCGGCCGGGGCGAAGCGCAGCGCGGAGAGAGGAGGGCGCGCCGATGCTGGGCGGAATCGGGTGGCAGGCCATGCTCCTGGCCACGCCGGGCCTCCTGCTCGGCCTCGTCTTGCACGAGCTGGCCCACGCCTGGACGGCCGACCGCCTCGGCGACCCCACGGCCCGCCTGGCGGGCCGGCTGACGCTCAACCCGCTCGCCCACCTCGACCCCCTGGGGACGGTCCTGCTCCTCCTCTTCGGCTTCGGCTGGGCGCGGCCGACGCCCGTGGAGCCCGCCAACCTCCGCTCGCCCCGGCGCGACGACGTGCTCGTCACCGCCGCCGGCCCGCTGGCCAACCTGGGGCTCGCCTTCGCGGCGCTCCTGGCCCTTCGGGCGCTTCCAGGGCTAGGGGCGAGCGGCGCCTCGGCGCTCTGGACGGTGGCCGCCGTCAACGTCTACCTGGCCGTCTTCAACCTGCTCCCCGTGCCGCCGCTGGACGGCTCGCACCTCCTCTTCGGCCTCGCGGGGCTCTCCCGGGAGCGGAGCGCGCAGATCCAACAGATGGGGGGACTCCTGCTCCTGCTGCTCGTGGCGACGCGCCGGGTGGGGGACTTCCTGGCGCCCGCGGCCGGCTGGCTGCTGGGCCAGCTGGCGCGCGCGGCGGGGCTGGGGTGAAGGCGTGGAAGGCCACGACCGCGGGGGTCGGCCGGGTCGTGCGATACTAGCGGTGCCTGGAGACGGTGCAGAAAGGGGGAGGAGACCAGCCTTGGCAGCGGAGACGATCCGCCCTGCGCTTCGCCAGCGGACGCTGGAGGAGGTTCGAGCCTTGGTCCTGCAGCACCTCCGCGGCACCGGGGCTCGTGTCTTCCTCTTCGGTTCCTGGGCGCGCGGAGAGGAGCGGGCGGCCTCGGACATCGACATCGCCGTCGACCACGACTCCCCCCTGCCACCCGGATGCCTCGCCGAGCTTCGAGAGGTTTTGGAGGAGTCGACGATCCCCTTCCGCGTGGACCTGGTCGATCTCGCCGAGTGCGACCCGGCCTTTCGCTCGCGGGTGACCGAGGAGGCGGTCGAATGGACGACCTCGCAGGGGCCGGTTCACGCTTGAAGAGTCGCATTCAGACCGCCATCCGAGCGCTGGGAACCCTCCGGGAGGTCATCGGCCGGGAGGAGCCGCAGCCGCTGGAGCGCGACGCGGCGATCCAGCGCTTCGAGTACACCTTCGAGGCGACCTGGAAGGCAGCGATGCACTTCCTGCATGAAGTCGAGGGCCTCGAGGTGGCCTCCCCCAAGGGAGTCGTCCGCGCCTGCCGGGAAGTGGGGCTCCTCACCTCGGAGGAGGCCCGTGAAGCCCTCACGCTGGCCGACGACCGCAACCTGACCGTGCACACGTACAACGAGGCGTTGGCCAAGGCGATCTACTCGCGCCTGGAAGCCCACGCCCGGCTGATGGATGTGTGGCTGGAGAGGATGGACCGGCGCCTGCCCTAGCCTGCGCTACGACCTCGCCCCGGCCGGCTCCCGTTCCGACGTGAGGAAGTCCAGGCGGCCACCGGCAGGCGCCGGCCGCCGTCCCGCCGGTTCACGCGATCTCCAGCACCACCTTGCCTACGGCGCCCGGCTCCAGCACCGCCTCGTGGGCCCGCGCCGCCTGGGCCAGCGGCAGGCGCCGGCCCACCGCCGGCCGGAGCACGCCGCTGCGCAGTGCCGCCACCAGCGCCTCGTGGATGCGCCGGTACTCCTCGTCGGGCGTGTAGAAGTGGCTGAGCGCGGTGATGGCGCCGCCGGCGTTCATCAGCTCGCGCGGGTTGATCTCCACCGGGCCGCGCGAGCCGACCACCACCACCCGGCCGCCCGGCGCCAGGAGCGCCAAGTCGCGGCCCAGGTTGGCGTGCGCGGCCAGCTCCAGGATCACGTCGAAGCCGCGCCCGCCCGTCTCGAGGCGCGCTTCCTCGGTCGCCTCGTGGGGCAGCGCCACGTCGGCGCCCAGCGAGAGGGCCAGCTCGCGTCCCGCCTCGCTGCCGGCGGTGGCCACCACGTGCAGGCCGACGCCCTTGGCCAGCTGCACCGCCGCGGTGCCGACGCCGCCGCTGGCGCCGTGCACCAGCACCCAGTCGCCGGGCTCGGCGCGACCCACGAAGTGGAGCGCGCGGAAGGCGGTGGCGCAGGGGATGCCCACGGCCGCGCCCTGGGCGAAGTCGACGCCGTCGGGGAGCGGCCAGACCTCCCCCTGGTCGACCACCGTCGCCTCGGCGTAGGTGGCGGCGCCCTCGGGAAGGCGCTTGCTGGCGACGTAGACGCGGTCGCCGGGGGCGAAGCGGGTGACGCCCTCGCCCACTTCCTCCACCACGCCCGCGCCGTCGAATCCCGGCGTGTAGGGCAGGGTGGGCAGGCGGCCGTACTGGCCGGCGCGGATGTACGTCTCCACGGGGTTGACGCCGGCGGCGCGCAGGCGGACCCGCACCTGGCCGGCGGACGGCCGCGGCTCGGGTACGTCCTCCAGGCGGAGGACGTCGGGACCTCCGAAGCTGTGCACGCGGATCGCCTTCATGGGGCGGGGGCCTCCTCTTCCCTAAGGTCGCCTCCATGATAAGCGGACGAACTCCCCGGCCGCCGCAGGAACTCCCCCTCGCCCGGCGAAAGCGACGCCCACATCCGGCTCGCCGCGGGCGACGGTGGGAGGGGCGCGATGGCACTCCCCGAGAGCGTCGAGATCTACGAGGTCGGGCCGCGCGAGGGCTTCCAGATCGAGGACGAGCCCGTCCCCACCGAGC harbors:
- a CDS encoding glycosyltransferase — translated: MRVLLAAMALELGGAETHVVGLAQALKRRGVEVEVASSGGTLAGELERAGIAHYVLPLDRRSPLALAASVAGLRTLLARGGYDVVHTHARIPAWAAEQARRGLGGPGLPVALVTTYHGLYADGWFWRRFTVWGEAVIAVSEDVREHLLDRLGAPPDRLRVIPNGIDLERFPWSEPPGTAGSAEGGEGPGAAAQAEAPATAAGGAPRPCVLHVSRLSEFAETALALAEAAPALAARHPGLRLRIAGSGSRLAEVRRAAERANRRSGAPVVEVLGARRDIPELLAGAWVVVAVARAALEAMAVGRPVVLSGQGGYGGLLEPSSLPRFEPRNFTARGCGRPVEPALLEREIDRLLGDARLRRELGRFGRQVVEERYSLESVARRTEEVYREALRTLALRRARQRGAGAKEAGPWKPTM
- a CDS encoding nucleotidyltransferase domain-containing protein; this translates as MEEVRALVLQHLRGTGARVFLFGSWARGEERAASDIDIAVDHDSPLPPGCLAELREVLEESTIPFRVDLVDLAECDPAFRSRVTEEAVEWTTSQGPVHA
- a CDS encoding ABC transporter substrate-binding protein; translated protein: MSFLLPESPPSPAGPAGAAARRPGDGLRRRGRAAGAAALLLAASLLAAACGGGGGGGGSTASGTPAGTRSDTLIYAMDTSDAVSLDPAVAYESTSVFVAHQAYSTLVTFRGSDLTKPVGDLAESWQVSSDGKVWTFHLKSGLRFANGDPLTAGDVAYSFDRAVQLNQGPAWLLTQFGIAKGSTVATDDRTVQIHLAHAVSPNIFLSVLTFPVAAVVNPREVQAHEKNGDMGQAWLNGHSAGSGPYVLTGWQREAQITLEANPNYYGEKPAMKTVLIKHMPETTNQLTALQRGDIDIAHNLSPDQLRSLQGAQDVQVVDGLNLGLVYLGMNAGMAPFDKKEVRQAVRYAIDYEGLIQEIVQGHAIPVQGIEPSGIPGFDPERPYAYDPAKAKELLRAAGASDVTVDLLAPTGPDPTGADYGDIAAKVKNDLEQVGIHVNVQQMTQAALLAKYRAQEAQMVLMGWFPDYPDPDANAQAMGVYENKELAYRLRYKNDQVAALVRQAAAESDAARREALYRQINQMMMEDGPFAVLYQPKKSVAMRADIEGYAYNPQWTVDLAAIRRK
- a CDS encoding nucleotidyltransferase substrate binding protein, which encodes MDDLAGAGSRLKSRIQTAIRALGTLREVIGREEPQPLERDAAIQRFEYTFEATWKAAMHFLHEVEGLEVASPKGVVRACREVGLLTSEEAREALTLADDRNLTVHTYNEALAKAIYSRLEAHARLMDVWLERMDRRLP
- a CDS encoding site-2 protease family protein, which translates into the protein MLGGIGWQAMLLATPGLLLGLVLHELAHAWTADRLGDPTARLAGRLTLNPLAHLDPLGTVLLLLFGFGWARPTPVEPANLRSPRRDDVLVTAAGPLANLGLAFAALLALRALPGLGASGASALWTVAAVNVYLAVFNLLPVPPLDGSHLLFGLAGLSRERSAQIQQMGGLLLLLLVATRRVGDFLAPAAGWLLGQLARAAGLG
- a CDS encoding heavy metal-binding domain-containing protein → MIVVSTPYLPGHRVERTLGLTWGLVVRSRGVGYQLTAFFRSLFGGEIPEYTDMLNNARMHAVERLKQHARSLGANAVLGAAFDSSELATNMTEVLAYGTAVVVAPEAEETSPVRLA
- a CDS encoding NADPH:quinone reductase is translated as MKAIRVHSFGGPDVLRLEDVPEPRPSAGQVRVRLRAAGVNPVETYIRAGQYGRLPTLPYTPGFDGAGVVEEVGEGVTRFAPGDRVYVASKRLPEGAATYAEATVVDQGEVWPLPDGVDFAQGAAVGIPCATAFRALHFVGRAEPGDWVLVHGASGGVGTAAVQLAKGVGLHVVATAGSEAGRELALSLGADVALPHEATEEARLETGGRGFDVILELAAHANLGRDLALLAPGGRVVVVGSRGPVEINPRELMNAGGAITALSHFYTPDEEYRRIHEALVAALRSGVLRPAVGRRLPLAQAARAHEAVLEPGAVGKVVLEIA